The genome window GGAGACGACGCGAATGACTCCAGGTCGTGGGGGGGCGTCATCCGGGAGGGCCTGCGTGGAGCGTGGAGGAGGAAGGGGCAGTCCGCGCCCCAGGTCCTCCGCCTCCGGAGTCTCCAAGGGCTCCGGGGGTGGGGGGACTTCGGTGAGTGCCGTCTGAGCGATAGGGTGTGGCTCCAGCTCGACTCGGAGTCCCCCATGACCCTGCTGAAGTGGGCGGCCCTGCCGCTCCTGTTCCTGTCGTTGTCCGCGTGTTCGGCGTCCCGGTGTGCCCAGGCCCGCGACGAGAAGCCCCGGCTGTTGCCCATGTCCCAGCAGATTGCGCTGCGGGAGGGCTGGCTGCAGAAGCGCCACGGCATGCTGCTGGAGATGATGCGCCGCCATGGCGTGGGCATGTGGATTGTCGTCAACGAGGAGTTCCATGACGACCCGCTGACGCAGTACGTGGCGCCGCCTCGTCCGTACGCGGGCAACCGGGACGTCTTCGTCTTCGTGGACGCGGGCGCCGAGGGGTTGCGGCGCGTGGCGCTGACGGGCTACGCGGAGGAGGCGGTGCTCCAGTTCTTCGAGACGCCCGAGGAGGGCACGTCCGGGCCGGAGTTCCTGGCGGAGCTGGACGCGCGCCACCAGCCGAAGGCGATTGCGCTGGGCATCGACGGCAAGCGGGGCGTGACGCGCAGCCTGACGCGGGACGGGTATGCGTGGGTTCTGGAGGCGCTCGGGCCGAAGGCGGAGGCGCGCTTCGTGAGCGCGGCGCCGCTCATCGAGGAGTACCTGGACACGCGGCTGCCCGAGGAGTGGGAGCACTACAAGGGGCTGGTGGAGCTGACGGACGAGGTGGTGAAGGAGGCCTTCTCGTCGAAGGTGGTGGTGCCGGGGAAGACGACGGTGGGGGACATCCGCCGGTGGCTCTACGACAGGCTGTGGGCGCTGGGCGTGAGCACGTGGTTCCAGCCGGACATGCGCGTGCAGCGCAAGGGTGGGGTGAACTCCAAGTCGCGCGGCTTTCTCGCGGTGACGAAGGAGGACGTCGTCATCGAGCGCGGAGACCTCATCCACGTGGACTTCGGCATCAGCTACCTGGGGCTGCACACCGACTGGCAGAAGATGGCCTATGTGCTGCGCGAGGGTGAGACGGACGCGCCCCAGGGTTTGAAGCAGGCCTTGGCCAACACGAACACGCTCCAGGATGTGTTGATGCTGGAGACGTCCCGGCCGGGGCTCTCCTCGGCGGATGTGTACGACGCGACGATGGCGAGGATGGACGCGCTTGGAATCACGGCGCAGGTCTACAGCCATCCGCTGGGCAACCAGGGGCACGCGCTGGGGGCGTCCATCGACTTCCGCTCGGCGACGCGCAAGGAGGCGCCGAAGCTGTTGCGCGAGGGCTCATACATCGCCATCGAGCTCAACACGTCCACGCCGGTGCCGGAGTGGGACGGGCAGAAGGTCGCGGTGATGGAGGAGGACCCGGCCTATCTCACGCAGGAGGGCTGGAAGTTCTTCGTGCCGCGGCAGGAGGCCTTCTACCTCATCAAGTAGCGGGCCCGTCAGAAGCCGACGCCGAGCCCCAGGCCCAGCGCCCACATCCGTGACGCGCTGGGCATGGGGGCGGCCCGAGGGTCGCCCAGGTCGATGCGCACGCCCGCGCGGGCGAAGGCAGGCCCCAGGCGGACGCGGACGAAGGGCTCCAGCGAGACACGGGAGTCCTCGCCGTCCCAGGCCGCCTCGGTGAGGTGGGGCGTGACGACCTGCACCCGCGCGCCGGGCTCCAGCATGCCGAGCCCGAGCGCGGCCTCCAGGCTGGCCTGCGCCACGAAGTGCGTGTCCCTGGCGGTGCGCGAGACGGGGATGAGCATCCCGAGTGTCACGTCCGCGCGGAGCTGGAAGCCGGGCAGGTCCAGGCCCACGG of Myxococcus fulvus contains these proteins:
- a CDS encoding M24 family metallopeptidase, which encodes MTLLKWAALPLLFLSLSACSASRCAQARDEKPRLLPMSQQIALREGWLQKRHGMLLEMMRRHGVGMWIVVNEEFHDDPLTQYVAPPRPYAGNRDVFVFVDAGAEGLRRVALTGYAEEAVLQFFETPEEGTSGPEFLAELDARHQPKAIALGIDGKRGVTRSLTRDGYAWVLEALGPKAEARFVSAAPLIEEYLDTRLPEEWEHYKGLVELTDEVVKEAFSSKVVVPGKTTVGDIRRWLYDRLWALGVSTWFQPDMRVQRKGGVNSKSRGFLAVTKEDVVIERGDLIHVDFGISYLGLHTDWQKMAYVLREGETDAPQGLKQALANTNTLQDVLMLETSRPGLSSADVYDATMARMDALGITAQVYSHPLGNQGHALGASIDFRSATRKEAPKLLREGSYIAIELNTSTPVPEWDGQKVAVMEEDPAYLTQEGWKFFVPRQEAFYLIK